A single window of Oceanibaculum indicum P24 DNA harbors:
- a CDS encoding CDP-alcohol phosphatidyltransferase family protein: MMFPGEAGTAITPRLRRDAVLAVALTAAAMLALLIGQMAHPLQFAQSLLPFALIGGFLIRGLSHHAPHTRFGAANLVTLLRAAGVCLLAGLIGRVEEAANLGWLLPLTALAILALDGLDGWLARRLGLVSAFGARFDMEVDGFLILVLCLLVAEGTAAGPWVVLCGALRYLFLAWLTLMPRYDRPLPPSLRRKSVFVVQAIALVAALVPGLPDFAATALAALATGLVTASFAIDSLFLYRTERKERTL, from the coding sequence ATGATGTTTCCGGGCGAGGCTGGTACGGCGATAACGCCGCGTCTGCGCCGCGACGCGGTGCTGGCCGTCGCGCTGACGGCGGCAGCCATGCTGGCCCTGCTGATCGGCCAGATGGCGCACCCGCTGCAATTCGCGCAGAGCCTGCTGCCCTTCGCGCTGATCGGCGGGTTCCTGATCCGCGGGCTGTCCCACCACGCGCCGCATACCCGCTTTGGCGCCGCCAATCTGGTCACGCTGCTGCGCGCCGCCGGCGTGTGCCTGCTGGCCGGCCTCATCGGCCGCGTGGAGGAAGCCGCCAATCTGGGCTGGCTGCTGCCGCTGACGGCGCTGGCGATCCTGGCGCTGGACGGGCTGGATGGCTGGCTGGCGCGGCGGCTGGGTCTGGTCAGCGCCTTTGGCGCGCGCTTCGATATGGAGGTCGATGGCTTCCTCATCCTGGTGCTGTGCCTGCTGGTGGCGGAAGGCACGGCGGCCGGCCCCTGGGTCGTGCTGTGCGGCGCGCTGCGCTACCTGTTCCTAGCCTGGCTCACGCTGATGCCGCGCTATGACCGGCCGTTGCCGCCCAGCCTGCGCCGCAAGAGTGTCTTCGTCGTGCAGGCCATAGCGCTGGTGGCGGCACTGGTGCCTGGCCTGCCGGATTTCGCGGCCACTGCCCTGGCGGCGCTGGCGACCGGCCTTGTGACTGCCTCATTCGCCATCGATAGTCTCTTTCTGTACCGAACCGAACGGAAGGAGCGAACCTTATGA
- the ggt gene encoding gamma-glutamyltransferase, with translation MRDFHRPGRSPVYAQNAAVATSHPQATLAALNILQQGGNAVDAAVAAVALLGVIEPAMTGIGGDCFVLYVPKGKGKVIALNGSGKAPAAAHAEWYAERGETTQPLNSPHGVTVPGAVAAWDRLVADHGTKSLGELLQPAIKAAEEGFVVAPKVGSDWAGDAPRLAADPVSSKIVLVDGKAPAIGSVFKAPLLAATLKKIAAKGRDGFYTGEVAEDIVSHLNSRGGLHTLEDFANAAPEYVEPIKTTYKGLDIYECPPNGQGITALIILNILSGFDLKDTGLSEADRIHLLAEATKLAYHQRDDYIGDPAQVKIPVEKILSAGYADALRARIDMSKAGAPVSVDVDSVEHKDTTYLCVVDKDGNAISFINSVFHGFGSTIVTPKTGVVLQNRGLSFKFAPGHVNSIAPGKRPMHTIIPAMAMKGDTCVGPFGVMGGQYQSTGHAGFITNMLDRGMDIQEAMDAPRTFAYGGPLQVENGVDDATIADLEKRGHTVERAPAKKPIGGSQAIFRDLETGVLVAGSDPRKDGCALGY, from the coding sequence ATGAGAGACTTCCACCGTCCCGGCCGCTCGCCGGTCTATGCCCAGAACGCCGCGGTCGCCACCTCGCATCCGCAGGCCACCCTGGCCGCCCTCAACATCCTGCAGCAGGGCGGCAACGCGGTCGATGCTGCCGTCGCCGCCGTGGCGCTGCTGGGTGTCATCGAACCGGCGATGACCGGCATCGGCGGCGATTGCTTCGTGCTGTACGTGCCGAAGGGCAAGGGCAAGGTGATCGCGCTGAACGGGTCCGGCAAGGCGCCGGCCGCCGCTCATGCCGAATGGTATGCCGAGCGCGGCGAGACCACGCAGCCGCTGAACAGCCCGCATGGTGTCACCGTTCCGGGCGCCGTCGCCGCCTGGGACCGACTGGTCGCCGATCATGGCACCAAGTCGTTGGGCGAGCTGCTGCAGCCGGCCATCAAGGCGGCCGAGGAAGGCTTCGTCGTCGCCCCGAAGGTCGGCAGCGACTGGGCCGGCGATGCGCCGCGCCTGGCCGCCGATCCGGTCAGCAGCAAGATCGTGCTGGTGGACGGCAAGGCGCCGGCCATCGGCTCCGTCTTCAAGGCGCCGCTGTTGGCGGCCACGCTGAAGAAGATCGCGGCTAAGGGCCGGGACGGCTTCTACACCGGCGAGGTGGCGGAGGATATCGTCAGCCACCTGAACAGTCGCGGCGGCCTGCACACGCTGGAGGATTTCGCCAACGCCGCGCCGGAATATGTCGAGCCGATCAAGACCACCTACAAGGGCCTCGACATCTATGAATGCCCGCCGAACGGCCAGGGCATCACCGCGCTGATCATCCTGAACATCCTGTCCGGCTTCGACCTGAAGGATACCGGCCTCAGCGAGGCCGACCGCATCCATCTGCTGGCCGAGGCGACCAAGCTGGCCTATCACCAGCGCGACGACTATATCGGCGATCCGGCCCAGGTGAAGATCCCGGTGGAGAAGATCCTGAGTGCCGGCTATGCCGACGCGCTGCGCGCCCGGATCGACATGAGCAAGGCCGGCGCGCCGGTCTCCGTCGATGTGGACAGCGTGGAGCACAAGGACACGACCTATCTGTGCGTCGTGGACAAGGACGGCAACGCGATCTCCTTCATCAACTCGGTGTTCCACGGATTCGGCAGCACCATCGTTACGCCGAAGACCGGCGTGGTGCTGCAGAATCGCGGCCTGTCCTTCAAGTTCGCGCCGGGCCATGTGAATTCCATCGCGCCGGGCAAGCGGCCGATGCACACCATCATCCCGGCGATGGCGATGAAGGGCGACACCTGTGTCGGTCCGTTCGGCGTAATGGGCGGCCAGTATCAGTCCACCGGCCATGCCGGCTTCATCACCAACATGCTGGATCGCGGCATGGACATCCAGGAGGCGATGGATGCCCCCCGTACCTTCGCCTATGGCGGTCCGCTGCAGGTGGAGAACGGCGTCGATGACGCGACCATCGCCGATCTGGAAAAGCGCGGCCACACGGTCGAACGTGCCCCGGCGAAGAAGCCGATCGGCGGCAGCCAGGCGATCTTCCGCGATCTGGAGACCGGCGTTCTGGTCGCCGGCTCCGACCCGCGCAAGGATGGCTGCGCGCTGGGCTATTAA